The DNA region CAGTGGTTGAGTCTCAGCTCTCAGTTTAGATCCTTTTCCTGACCATCtgctcttctttcttttttttctcccttcaGCCAAAGCTTCTTCACTGAGGGAGTCTGCCTTAAACTCCTCCAGAAGCACAGGCTCACTGCCATGTATTTGCCATAGACTTTATGCACAGGATGGTGAAAACGTCTGAAGCTCACTGTCTGAGGACGGatctgtatgtatgtttgtatgtaaggatggatggatgtttggttTGTATTATGAATTTCTATGTGAGTGAGTGTTTCGCTGAATGACCTGCAAATGAATATTAGAAAATACCTCAAGACCTTCCTATGCTGCTAAACAGACTGTCAGATAATGGACTCAGAAATAAACAAGCCAACACGTTTCTTTTGTCTTGCTCTTAATTAGTTGGAGTACATCATTTCACCACTAGATGACACTAAACAGTTGGATAAATCTGCTTTACATAAACGAAAGGGTCTCTTTCTTTTAGTGTAAATAAAAATTGGTATTTGTGGCGTGCTGCAAGTTTGACTTGGGAAATGATTTAAATCTCATCCCTACGAGCAAATATTGAATTACGAATAGATTATTTTTGCATccagtgtcctgacattttatcctacccatcaggttatgctaccaacactgtatttgaatggttctgaggttggggttagggattaggtaggttagAGTGATATTTTCGGCTTCATATTACACTAATCCACATTACAATTTACACTGGTTGCAAAATCTGAGGGGTAGCATATTGTGTCATCAAAACGTGCTACCTGCTTTTGAATGAGAGGTAGAACAAATTGACAGAACACCATACATGTAATAAATGTTATGTATGTCAATAGCTGATCGCCTATCAAAGTACTCAGTTCAAAGATTCTGTATAAAGAAGgaacaaacaaatgttttcaaacaGGAAAACATTGAAAGCTTTGCACAGCTTTGATTCTTTATGATTATGATACATTTTTACACACTAAAATATTATTCAGTGtaacagtatgtatatatatatatatatatatatatatatatatatatatatatatatatatatatatatatacatatttatatttatatttatatatatatatatatatatatatatatatatatatatatatatatatatatatatatataaatataaataaccgTAAAGTCAGGCACATTAAACAGGGCGTCtacagggtcttaaaatgtcttaaatttaaaaaaaaactaagttttaggccttaaaatgtttttattcaatcattttcctttggtttagtcactttttcagtggttgccacagtggaatgaaccgccaactattccggcatatgttttacgcagtgaatgcctttctagccgcaatccagtactgggaaacacccattcacactcatacatatggccaatttagtttacccaattcacctatagcggatgtctttggactgtgggggacacagTCACCCCACAACACCTGGAAAAAACCAATCGCaaacacggggaggacatgcgGGTCTTACTTCATATAAAATTGGTCTTAATTTTCGTATCTGTATGTACAGCTTTCCAACACCCTGTCCAATCACCAACAGTCCATATCAATGAATCTGTGAATCTTTAATCCTCTATTTATAACTCTttttaccaatatggtttaatGATCTTCCTTACAATTACAAAAGTATTGACCATGTGTGTGGAGGACACTGACTTGGACAGATGTGTATACtgttagtttattatagtttttaaagcttGTCCAACTtttaatagaaaagaaaaaaaataattgtgtatGTGAACAACTAGAGTTTGCCTGTTTTGACggatttaaaatatgtggctaaaaataacttatttaaattgttttgatGAGGTAAATAAAAAACTTTCCCGCTGGTCTAAGTTGCCTTTTAGAAATAATCCTTAGTGttatctgaaatttcattcataatggagaAACCTGTTGAAACCCTGTTAAGCAGTTTATTTAAGGCTTAAACACCAAATTACTAAACAATGTTCTTTTTAATTTTGGATACTTTGTCACTATCCTTCAAATCACCTAggttttacatatatttcagcaAGAAATgggtaataatttaaaatataataacatttagaACAATATTCCGTGTATTTTAAGTCAGAATAAACATGTTTAGTTTTTGCATAAATGTATCTGTCACACTGAATGATAATGGAACATTATTCCACCCATATTTTAGCAACAATTTTAACACCAAAGTATCACATCTAGCTTTTGACCTGTGTATCCATTTTGGAAGCTACTGTAATATATCCAGTGTTATTACAGGGGGAAAAAAATCCAAAACAttctctcattatttactcactgtttctttcttctgttgaacacaaagaaaaaaaatcaatgaagttTCTGATAGCCTCTGACTTCCATTGAAGGaaaaaatgaatattattgaAGTTAGTGTGATTAAGTCTTGATaaatattttgggtgaactgtccctttaacactgGATATATTAGCTTCCACAATCGTGTAGACATATACAGACATGGACAAAATTTTTGGTACCCTTCAATTTTATCAATGCCAGCTTTATTACTTTTCCTTTTTAATGCTTCCTGAAacacaattagatttttttattaatttattttctgtcatttttgattaatcattactttttttcaattttgagTTATTTCAGTGACAACTGTAGTTTTGGTTTCTTCGATAAAAGAGTACCAACAAATTTGTTtacgtttgtgtgtgtatatacagctgaattattagcccccctgtatattatttccccaatttctgtttaatgaaaatctttttttttaaacacatttctaaacataatagttttaatatctcatttctaaaaactgatttcttttatctttgccatgatgacagtaaataatatttcacttaatattttaagatataagtattcagcttcaagtgcaatttaaaggctttaatTAAGCAAGTTGAAGTGAATAGGTAAATAGGCGtgataaaatcattttaatatgatgGCTTGTTTTGTTgataatcaaaaaaatattgaGTCTAAGGGTGCTAactatattgaccttaaaatggtttaaaaaattgattttattctagccaaaataaagcaaataagactttctctagaagaaaaaattataggaaatactgtaaaaaattccttgctctgttaaacatcatttgggaaatacttaaaaaagaaagaaaaatcagaGGATGGCTAATAATGTGTATATACTGGTCAAACTAgatgacaaaacaaaaattaaatagtgCTGAATGTAAACATTCTCCTATCTGTGCATCTTGGACCATAATCGTTGGggcaaataaaagacaaaaatggtcagtttaatattttattcacattATTGATAAATGATACTTCTCACATGTAAGCTTCCATGTGTGAGGACTGCTGATCCAGAATCAGTTTCTGCACAATCCATATGGTGTCCTTCTCAGTCTCGCAGAGGAATATGCGGCACACAGCACTCATCAGTCTTGTTTTTGACATTCAGACTAAATAAACTTTTACAGCTAGCTCTAAAACTGGACCTGACAATGTTTCCATTAttgctccctctctctctctgaggcTATATGATGGCAGAGACTTTACATATCAACCAAAAAGATTCAAACTGTTTATTAGCGATATCTAAACATATCAGAATGCTTGTTTTCTAGGAATTGATAGACACATGTTCATTGCTGTGATTCCAATAGGCGCTGTTTTTATCTCTTATATGTTCTCAAATCTTACTAGTTATAAAACTAATGCTGATGATAAACAGTTATTATTAGCCTTCCTaggaaatgttttattattttttttaaatttccaaaATGTTTAAGAGCAAGGACAGTTACAGTGTTTTTATATatactacatgacaaaagtctttttgtcgatcccagttgtaagagtaaaatataataaattgacTTAAATTGAGttacctattggaacctgcatggacccaagattctcatagaaatcagtcaagtttggtaaaggaaaaatcatggtttgaagttgcattcagtatggggtgtgcgagagatctgcagagtgtatggcaatatcaacagcctgagggatcaagacatttgtgctgcccattacattacaaaccacaggagagggcaaattcttcagcaagatAGCGCTCTTCATacgtcagcctccacatcaaagtttttgAAAGCAAGAattgctccagaattggccagcccagtcaccagacatgaacaatattgagcatgtctaagtgtaagatggaggaggaggcattgacgatgaattcaaagaatcttgatgaactctgggagtcctgcaagaacactttctttgcctccagatgactttattaatgttattacattatttagtatatttagtaagttatatattatttctgttaagtgacatgaCTTTAGTCTAATCAAAGTCAagaccttattgtcctaattaaatggttaaaaatcaaggcatgatcatattttagtttgataaaataagcgtaatctagaagcctttgccctCATAGAAGCCACATCTGATACCATATTATCAAccagaaatcaagttattatttgtttttccaaaaacTAGGATAGGCGacaacttttgtcaggttgtgtatttTCCCAATCTCTCTTATgaaaaaaagtcttgtttattttagtctggctggaataaaaaacaataataatgtaaaaactgcaaaggtcaataatattatccagatttatttatttcagattgGCAACCATTATTGTCCAATGACTTACCTAAtgaacctaacctgcctagttaatcctaattatcctagttaaacctttaaatagcactttacTGAACTGAAcattagtatcttgcaaaataacgaATAAAAGTTTATGTACTATCCTCATGACAAaaattgttttttataaattagtttttttcttttcacatcacttgtaatttttttagaaatgttaaGAATTTAATTTagataataaaaagataataattgaatttattaaatttctggtaaatgatgtcagaatttaccggtattttggaatggatgtgtgaatggccttttccagaaaaattccagaacgtccttgcctgtgtgaacggcacttttttgaatttaccgggaAAGTCGTTTTTCGGATGAAAATTTTTGGATATTtaacggtatcactgtgtgaaaagggctactgacttccattgtaggaaaaacaaatatgaaagtcattggttacaggtttttcagCTCTATACaagataatacattttaattggtgttctgttcaacagaagtaaaaaaaaaaaaaccttacagtGGTTGGAACAAGTGTTGAACAGGTAAGTGAAGAGctaggattttcatttttgggtgaactatcccttcaaagtAAAATAACCAAATAATTTTCATCTTGTATCATATTGATTATCGAACCATTAGCCAAAAAAATTATCCATTTTTTGTATTAAGTTCCCCAAACTATTTCCCAGCCTAAAAGGGTTTTATTTGTGTGCGTGTTAAATATCACATTCCACTTAGAAAATCATCTGATTACAAGAGTAAAATGGTAGAGTAAAAGAGTAAAACAACAGAATTAGCTCTTTGATGCTTCTTGAGATTTAATTTaatgacatcttttaaaaaaatctcaattGATGTGCCTAAATAACAACACACGATAGACACGAATGTGCGGTCGGAATTCAAAATACATGACAGAGAAAAACCTTTACAGTCCGTGTCATTAAAATAGGTTTACCAATATGCTATAGTCACAAGTGGAATCTAGACAACTGTACAggaaacaacaacagcaacaacaacacgcAAGAACAAGGAATTCAGTCTCTTTGGAACCTCGAGGGGGGGAGAAAAGCTACCTAAAATGACACCATCtcataaacactgtaaaaacaaacactGAGCACAGATGTACTGTTAGATGTTGAGTAATGAACAGTGGCCGTTCACAAGAACTGGTAGCGGAATAGCCAAGGACAAACACTTtagaagaacacacacacacacacacacgtgacaGGGGCCAAAAAACTGTGGTTTTAGGGGGGGGGTTTGGCTTTTCGGTGTCTTTGCAAACGGACTGCTAGATCTCAGGCCTCCTCCCACAGCACTCGTAATGGTAAGGCCTTTCTCTTTCCTCCACACTAATTTTGGATTGCAGCTGGAGGGACATGTAAGAGAGCGAACTGCCCATGACTGCAGTCTGCCATAGCTGCTATTATCTGTCATTCTCTCTCCCTGAGATAATACTGTTTGCCAGTTCATCCACCTATCAAACATTTAATAGCTTCACCCACTCCCTCGCTCGCAAAAACAGGATGCAATTACGATGTTACTAAGGAAAGAGGTCGGACCAAAACCAAGATTGCTCATGCTGAACCCATCCAGACCCCGTTATAAATATGCAGTTATGGTTAACATGCGACATGGGTCTGATTTCTTTCCAGGAACAGAAGAATGGAAGTAGTGTTCCCAGAATTTAAGGGTTCGTTCGTCCCTAAATTGTTTAGTCAGCCTCATAAGACTTTCAGAGCTCAATTGAAGATTTTCATTAATGAATTCTGCTCTGTTTAATATTCCATTGAAAATCGATTCACTCAAATGCTTTGAAATTGTAACGATAACATTGTTGTAAATCTACAGGAAtcaagtaaatgaaaaaaaatttgtGGCTTTTATTAACATAACTGTTATCTCAAATGCTTTGAAATTGTAAAGATAACGTTAAAGTAAATCTACACGAATCAATTAGATTAACCCAAATCTTTGAGAGATACACGACCACTACGTATGATGACCAGATTTAAACCTATGGCTTTTATTAACATATTTGTTTACTCAGATGCTTTGAAATTGTAAAGATAACTTTAAAATAAGTCTACATGAATCAAGTAGATTAATCCATATTCTTTAGAGATACACGACCACTACGTATGATGACCAGATTTAAATTTGTGTCTTTAATTAACATATCTGTTCACTCAATTGCTTTGAAACTgcaacaataacattaaaataatccATATCCTTTAAAGAAACATGATCACTTCATATGATGGCCAGATTAAAAATTTTGGCTTTTATTAACATAACTGTTCTCTCAAATGCTTTGAAACTGTAATGATAACGTTAAAGTAAATCTACACAAATCAAGTGGGTtaatccatatcttttacagatACATGACCACTACGTTTGATGACCAGATTTAAATTTGTggcttttattattatgtaaacatTGATCTGAGTGTAAACATTAATCTATGAACATAAAGGGAAGCTCAACGTTATCTTCTTGACATGCCAGAACAAATATTATTGGTTCATGGAGAAACTTGGATGTaggtatgggacgataaccgttttcaaggtatatcgtGGTTTGGAAAGGGTTTtaaaaaccgccaacattttctgctgtgCTGTTCCTGtgatatatgtaagatttttttgtttatgttttttttaggacaacagtatcttcagcagaaaatttatccaaagatgctgttttaaattgtaaagatgactgtgtttttgaaactaatgaagagagcagaagtcaatgattcatttgtttagacatgtttactgttccaaaatattttaaatgcttcctaaaaaatatattgtgttcaacagagagaaatgtgtttgtttttttacccagatatataaaaagaatatattgtAGAGCAGTAAAAAAGCAGTGaaaacatgatatttttatccaaggttatcataccgtcggAATGTTATCCCAGCCCATGCCTACTCGGATGTTCTATGTGACATGTAAGAATGAACCTCATTGGTTCTCGCAAATCAAGCAAGCAGGATTGAGCTTCCGTGACCAAATTTGATTGGGAAATACATTGTTTACTGATAACTGTTTATATGTTGGGTGACCAGATGTTTAGGATTTCCCAGGACAGTCCTGTATTTTGgctgttttagtttatttcagcatgttgatgtatttccaattgaaacagaatattgattaGGGGGCGGGGCTTAAAATAAGAAAAGAGAGGAACATTTTGCTGAGAATATGCACTttataaatgtctctttaaaagaTTTAGATCGGCTCAGTTTATATGGAATTGTTTTTTGCTCTCTATGAATGTTTTGAAGCATTTGTTTTGACTTTCAGAGGAGGGACAAATATCTCTTAGTCAAACGATCCTAAATTATGTTACAAAAATTAGCACTGCTTAATGACAGAAATTAATTTAGTGTTTAACTAACTATtagaggaatagttcacccaaaaatgaaaaatctctTAACATTTACCCTCACAGTCAAGTGCTTATGAATAttttatgactttctttcttctgttgaacacaaaacaagatattatgaAGGATGCTGGGTGGGAAAGCAGCcatttgacatccatagtagaacaaATATACTATAGAAATCACTGTCTGCTTCTTTTTGCAACATTCTTGAGTATATCTtcctttttgttcaacagaaaacaagTTGAGGATGAAAAAACCAtcacagcattttcatttttgggtgaattattttattaaagggTTCTAAAATCCTAATTTCCTTATTATGATCCTTACATGATGTTCTAGAACATCCCTATCAAGGCTTTTGAATCCACAAGGATAATAATGTTGTAATGGAAATGCAAATTGTCGGTATCAGGTTGAAATGGATATAGTCACATCTTCCTTGAGCACAGCCAGCAAGCTTTACGCATTACATTATGATTCATAGCCTAGTTTCCTATGCCATGGTTTATGTAAATATAGCATCGCTCTTTGAGAGATCGCTGCTGTTCGCCTGTAGTAATCATTTAGAATATCATGGGTATCGACTAATCACCATATTTTTTGACCTGAGCTCAAGCTTGATTTGACTtcattcttaaaatgtatttgaattaGAATGTTTTGAGTTAAAACTAATAATACAAATTCCTTAGCTTTTGGCTGATGAAGATTACATCTGTGCTTCAAGGgctggaagaaagaaaaaaaaaacacatccatTCCGACAATGGATGAGTCAGCACTGACTCCAACCACCACAAGTGCAAATGAATGCAGAGTGAGAAGAGGTCTGAGTGTCTGAAACTGTTTTGGCTGTTGAATCCAGGCTCACATCATCATAGCCTTAGAGATGAGATAGCAAGCAGATGGGACACGTCATTCTATTTAAAGATTGCATTAGCATTATATGTCACTTTCTGGTTGTCATGATAGATGAGCTCAAGCGGCTGAGAATGAACACAGGATTTTAGTAATTAGTGTTTTTTTTGCTAATAAATGTACACATTTGATTATACACATTTATTAAGGTGATCGCTCACTCAAATCTTTGAAAACgtgtactcaccctcaagtggttccaaacttttatgagtttcttttttctgttgaatgcaaaagaagatattttgaagaatgttggaaataggTAGcatttgacatccatagtaggaaactaaatattatattttgagaGATTAAAGAATTAAAACAGGTTTGTAAGAAGTAGACGGTGAAAAATTACAACATAATTCAacttttttggctgaactatcccttttgtCTGTGGTCTTAGCACAATTATGTGCTAGCTTGTTTAAAAAAGTCTAGATTTAACCAGCCAATCCAGTTTCACAATAATTTGATTTGTatgtttgaagagttcagatgcaaaaacatctaagtgccgtctgaaatttccatcgaaaacgaacgtttttctcagcctcctttattTAAGTTGAGATATTTacctttaaagaccaggaaaaggacttattctttgccataacaGTGACATTACTAAACAAACACACAGTAGCCTGATAAAAGTGCTAATTTTGGAGGAAAATTTCAaaaggcatttagaggttttgcatctaaactcttcatttattaATAGACGTGAAATCATCATCACATGGGTTTTACCTTTTACACACATCTCATAGGAAAGTGACCATTAATCCTCGGTTCGCTGTTTGACTCCTTCATTTAGAACACACATATAATATTCCATAGAAACACAGTTTTCCGTCATTTTCTTGTCATGGTTTTCTCTAAAATGCAGTAGTGCTTTGCTTTCCCCATGCAGTGACCAACTGCATATGGCTTTTCATAAAGTGGTACGGTTGGTCATTTAGCAATAAAGGTGGTAAATATGATAAGCTACAAGGGCTTCATTCTATGCTATATTCTTCTGTACATTAGCAGTCTGCAAAGCTCATGCTTATGACGTGATTATATAGTGGATGTGCTAATGTTCGAATGTTTCTCAACCTAGCTTTCTAGCTGGATCACCGAGAAATCGCAGATTGCATGTGACGTTTACCCAGACTACCTCTAGTCACACTTAGTGGGCTTGAAACTCACAGGAACATCTAAACACTCCAAGTTTAGATTCCACTAATATGGCAAGACCTTTTCACAGTATATACTTAAGTGCTACAGATTAAAATGCTGGAAAGGTTTTGCAGAAACAGCCAAACACTGAGGATGGCAAACTGTGTAAAGTCTCTTTGTCCGAGAAAGCCACAACAATGAACTGTCTCCGGTCAAAAGATACACATCCTCCCTCAGACTACTATGGGAGTGTCAGAAAAGACTGAACTGATTGAGTCTGCCACCGATTTCTTCCTCTTTCCCTTTCCTTGCATGGCCTCCTCATCCACCTCCTCATCTCCGTTCGGATTCACCTTTCCATTCTGTCCCTGCAGGTCCTTGGGGTCAATGAAGGCCACGTGCCTGTTGAGCTCTGCTTTGGTGGCCATGTCCTCATGCGTTGGAGTGACACTGAGCATAGAGGAGTGGATGCTGTCTTCATGATGGTTCTTTGACTTGTCAGGACAGCAGAAGCAGCGGCAGGGTGTTAGATATAGATAGATAAGAACTAGGACCACGCTTGCCAAGCAACCCACCAAAGTGGTGTAAGCAGTGTTGAGGGTATCGCCATTGCCGTTGAGGGTAAAATTGTGGACTTTGACCACTACATAGAGTGTTTCGTTGAGGTATTCACTCACGGCGAAGCAAGTGTACACACCCGAGTCCTCAGGTCGTATTGTTTTTAATTCAAGATCACCGTCTGGGAGAACCACAGCGCTCAGGTTATTGCCAGGAGAAACCACTACATTTCCAGGTAACATCCAAGTCTTTGACATCTCCCGATGTCGGGTATCACAGTCAAGGATGAGCGTCTGCTCCAAATAAGCCTCTCTGTCTGTTTCTTTAAACGTACTGCAGTTCATATGAATGTTGAGTTCGTACAAACGCAGTACCCGTTTATCCGGTCCAGGGTGAACACAGGTATGGTCGTCCTTAAAGTCCAAAGCCGAATT from Danio rerio strain Tuebingen ecotype United States chromosome 8, GRCz12tu, whole genome shotgun sequence includes:
- the amigo1 gene encoding amphoterin-induced protein 1, which translates into the protein MPPSINWCIRWAVCLSCILALIPKIRGSTLNCHKMCICASNIVSCSKMNLTMIPSDLPNYTAVLDISFNEITGLRAQWTKHKLPNLHNLLLSHNGLSFISSEAFIFVKQLRYLDLSSNVLRQLDEFIFEPLIHLEVLLLYNNHISQIDRTAFLGLGSLQKLYLSQNLVSRFPLELVKDKNRLDKLSLLDLSSNRIKVLPIQDLQALPAYIKNGLYFHNNTLICDCELYSLMAHWNIRRLNSALDFKDDHTCVHPGPDKRVLRLYELNIHMNCSTFKETDREAYLEQTLILDCDTRHREMSKTWMLPGNVVVSPGNNLSAVVLPDGDLELKTIRPEDSGVYTCFAVSEYLNETLYVVVKVHNFTLNGNGDTLNTAYTTLVGCLASVVLVLIYLYLTPCRCFCCPDKSKNHHEDSIHSSMLSVTPTHEDMATKAELNRHVAFIDPKDLQGQNGKVNPNGDEEVDEEAMQGKGKRKKSVADSISSVFSDTPIVV